CTTTAGATACGACAAACGTAGTGCTGGCAAAAGCTTTAAGAGCTTTAAAGATATTCAAAACACAAATTTTGACGATTTTGTAAACGATGCCATAGCTTGTATCAACTTATTAAAAAACAAAGGTTATAATAGAATATATGTAGCTGGTCATAGCCAAGGTAGCTTAATAGCAATGTTAACTACTAAAAGTGGCCTTGTAAATGGTGTAATATCTATTGCAGGACCTGCTCACAACGTATATTATGGCTTAAAAGAGCAACTTTCTGCTAATAATCAATATGAGAGTGTAAAGTATATAATTGAAGAATTAAAACAAGGTAAGATAGTTAAAAACGTAAAAGAGCAAGATAAGCTTTCATTTTCTATTGCTAATCAAAAATTTTTAATAAGTTGGATGAAATATAACCCTCTTAGGATAGCTAAAGACTTAAAAGTGCCCATTATTTTTTTAAATGGAGATATGGATATCCAAGTTCCTATAGCTGATCTAAAGATTTTTCAACAAGCCCTGCCACAATCAAAATGTATAACGCTTAAAAATACAAACCATGTTTTAAAGGTTGTAACAAATGAAAAACAAAACGTAGAGTCTTATAGCAAGGCATATTATATGTTAAATGAAACACTAATTAAAGAGATAACCTCATTTGTAAAATAGGCTTAAAGGGGTGCAGTAATTGCAAAATAGTTTAGCTGAAAAAAATTTAATTAATGAAGCATTAGCAGGTAATCTTGAGTCTTTAGCACAATTACTTCACCTTAATTATAATAAGGTATATGGCTATTTAGTTAAGCTTACCTTAAATAAAGAGCTGGCTTTAGATTTAGCGCAGGAGTCTATGACTAAGGCTATTGAGAAACTTGAACAATATAATAACTGCAAAGCTTCGTTTTCTACTTGGCTTATTCAAATTGCCATTAATACTAGTAGAGATTGGTATCGAAAAGAGAAACGAAAAAAAGAGTTTTATGATAACCTGCTAAATCAGAGTTTAAATGGTCTACCATTATCTAGCTTGAACAATAACACTAATATTGGTTATGATAGAGAAGAGATTTTAGATACCTTAATGGTACTAAAAAACATTCCTGCCAAAATTAGAATACCAGTTATTCTTAAGTATTATTACGGATATGAACAGAGTGAAATTGCTAAGTTTTTAAAGATACCTAAAGGCACAGTAAAATCAAGAATAAGTAATGGACTAAAACGAATTAGGAAGGAGTTGCAAAGATGAAAAAAGATATTGATAAAAAATACAAAGCTGAAATAGAGTCTGTAAAGAAAACTCTTAACTCTGTAAATGAACAACCTGAAAATGCTCCTTCTTTAGCTGAAATACGTAAATTAGTTCGTTCTGAGGTAGCTAAAAAAGAGCAAAAACAGCAAAAGGCTTTTTACTGCTTTGCAACAGGAGCATTTGTTACAGTTTCTGTTTTAATTGCTTTTATTATAAAAGATCCTTCTTTGTTTATTAAAATTCAATTATGTTCTTTTATAG
This Clostridium sp. 'deep sea' DNA region includes the following protein-coding sequences:
- a CDS encoding DUF5345 family protein; its protein translation is MKKDIDKKYKAEIESVKKTLNSVNEQPENAPSLAEIRKLVRSEVAKKEQKQQKAFYCFATGAFVTVSVLIAFIIKDPSLFIKIQLCSFIAIPVAVFKFGKKVGTN
- a CDS encoding sigma-70 family RNA polymerase sigma factor — translated: MQNSLAEKNLINEALAGNLESLAQLLHLNYNKVYGYLVKLTLNKELALDLAQESMTKAIEKLEQYNNCKASFSTWLIQIAINTSRDWYRKEKRKKEFYDNLLNQSLNGLPLSSLNNNTNIGYDREEILDTLMVLKNIPAKIRIPVILKYYYGYEQSEIAKFLKIPKGTVKSRISNGLKRIRKELQR
- a CDS encoding alpha/beta hydrolase, whose protein sequence is MKHIYLTVIIVIVTIIAVISVNNLGDIKVKVNDGVLKASLNRAGKDHKTIVVMIAGSGPTDRNGNSSLIKGRNDSLLQLAKALNKQGIDTFRYDKRSAGKSFKSFKDIQNTNFDDFVNDAIACINLLKNKGYNRIYVAGHSQGSLIAMLTTKSGLVNGVISIAGPAHNVYYGLKEQLSANNQYESVKYIIEELKQGKIVKNVKEQDKLSFSIANQKFLISWMKYNPLRIAKDLKVPIIFLNGDMDIQVPIADLKIFQQALPQSKCITLKNTNHVLKVVTNEKQNVESYSKAYYMLNETLIKEITSFVK